In Vicia villosa cultivar HV-30 ecotype Madison, WI unplaced genomic scaffold, Vvil1.0 ctg.000098F_1_1, whole genome shotgun sequence, the following proteins share a genomic window:
- the LOC131624022 gene encoding uncharacterized protein LOC131624022, with protein MSNDSKSLSESNVTENVLTTSEDIVKVNATPEESSNPNRILKVVPLSTISSDEVKSTKSKTPHAKWPKEGIRNKGAKPSSSNTLEELTKEGTIYVDKAITRIVTRILKENHKVHGIFVPLQTIMPDPIKNTSKAEVAHTSGCDPAEEEINKDGQGIAENTNVTEDVNDIEDNEHTKVNTETGTNVLDLDESAQVKSPVKDSIKKKSTFAGPVKSRAVAKSTWVGPSKSWSKVVPKKRKEREIVESESDVEVDVPDIPSRKKPTTTKLAASIPEAPIDNMPFHYASSARSLRANSGRWAIEDCLQSSKAYEKLVKEFVVNLSEDCGNNRSVNFIKVFVRGRTDEAQPELEVTDNKVCQVITTKQVNNWPLKEKLTARTKAKFDYGTYIFDQTMKHAGSFSGTHVPDIVMTSAETSKSGAPTNKAEVIEMLKETCKKLEARKISLEKMISTLEMDENEEFTDAVKMEDEDEQEKEVELEEDVEEESTSPTDGSEKGSYADTSSGSDSGLVNAAGDLLF; from the exons ATGAGCAATGATTCTAAAAGTCTATCTGAAAGTAATGTCACAGAGAATGTTTTAACAACATCTGAAGACATTGTAAAGGTAAACG CAACAccggaagagtcctctaaccctaATAGGATTCTTAAGGTTGTACCTTTAAGCACAATTAGTAGTGACGAAGTAAAGTCCACAAAGTCTAAAACACCACATGCAAAATGGCCCAAGGAGGGTATTCGTAACAAGGGCGCCAAACCCTCTTCATCCAATACCTTAgaggaacttactaaagaaggaACCATATATGTCGATAAAGCAATTACCAGGATTGTTACACGCATTCTAAAGGAAAATCATAAAGTGCATGGGATATTTGTCCCTCTTCAAACCATAATGCCTGATCCCATCAAGAACACCAGTAAGGCTGAAGTTGCTCACACTTCTGGTTGTGATCCAGCTGAAGAGGAGATCAACAAGGATGGACAAGGAATTGCTGAGAATACCAATGTTACTGAGGATGTCAATGACATCGAAGATAATGAGCACACTAAGGTCAATACTGAAACAGGTACCAATGTGCTAGACTTAGATGA GAGTGCACAAGTGAAAAGCCCTGTCAAAGACTCTATCAAGAAGAAGAGTACTTTTGCTGGTCCTGTCAAAAGCAGAGCTGTGGCTAAGAGTACATGGGTTGGTCCATCAAAATCCTGGAGCAAGGTTGtcccaaagaaaagaaaggagcgGGAAATTgttgaatctgagtctgatgttgaAGTGGATGTTCCTGATATTCCATCAAGGAAGAAGCCTACAACCACCAAGCTTGCTGCAAGTATTCCTGAAGCTCCTATTGATAATATGCCATTCCACTATGCCTCCAGTGCCA GAAGTCTTAGAGCTAATTCAGGAAGATGGGCTATTGAAGACTGTTTGCAATCTTCCAAAGCTTATGAGAAGCTGGTCAAGGAATTTGTGGTGAACTTATCTGAAGATTGTGGAAACAACAGGAGTGTGAACTTCATAAAGGTGTTTGTGAGAG GAAGAACAGatgaagctcaacctgagcttgaagtgacAGACAACAAAGTTTGTCAAGTGATCACAACCAAGCAGGTAAACAACTGGCCTCTGAAAGAGAAACTAACTGCAA GAACAAAGGCAAAGTTTGACTATGGAACATATATTTTCGACCAAACTATGAAGCATGCTGGAAGCTTCAGT GGTACACATGTTCCAGACATTGTCATGACATCGGCTGAAACATCCAAGTCTGGAGCACCAACTAACAAAGCAGAAGTCATAGAAATGTTAAAAGAGACCTGCAAAAAGCTGGAAGCTAGGAAGATATCCCTTGAAAAGATGATAAGCACTCTGGAAATGGATGAGAATGAGGAATTTACAGATGCTGTAAAgatggaagatgaagatgaacaaGAGAAGGAAGTAGAACTTGaagaagatgtggaagaagagAGTACCAGTCCTACTGATGGCTCTGAGAAAGGAAGTTATGCAGACACCTCGAGTGGGTCTGACTCCGGGCTAGTAAATGCAGCCGGagatct gttgttttag